One part of the Bacillus sp. FJAT-27916 genome encodes these proteins:
- the glnA gene encoding type I glutamate--ammonia ligase: protein MGKYTADDIRKLAKEENVKFIRLQFTDILGTIKNVEIPVSQLDKALDNKMMFDGSSIEGFVRIEESDMYLYPDLDTWVIFPWTAEKGKVARLICDIYNPDGTPFSGDPRANLKRILGEMKELGFTNFNVGPEPEFFLFKLDQAGEPTLELNDKGGYFDLAPTDLGENCRRDIVLELEEMGFEIEASHHEVAPGQHEIDFKYADAITACDQIQTFKLVVKTIARKHGLHATFMAKPLFGVNGSGMHCNLSLFNEGVNVFHDKEGELEMSDTARQFIAGVIEHAPAFTAVTNPTVNSYKRLVPGYEAPCYVAWSARNRSPLVRIPASRGLSTRVEVRSVDPTANPYLAMAVLLSAGLDGIKNNKQAPAPIDRNIYVMNAAERAEEGIKDLPATLYQALQELQSDQVITDALGEHILEHFIEAKEIEWDMFRTQVHPWEREQYLQMY from the coding sequence ATGGGGAAATATACTGCAGACGATATTAGAAAGTTAGCGAAAGAGGAAAACGTCAAATTTATTCGTTTACAGTTCACGGATATTTTGGGAACAATTAAGAATGTAGAGATTCCGGTAAGCCAGCTCGACAAAGCTTTAGACAACAAAATGATGTTTGACGGATCTTCTATTGAAGGATTTGTCCGTATTGAAGAATCTGATATGTACTTGTATCCAGATTTAGATACATGGGTTATTTTTCCTTGGACTGCTGAAAAAGGAAAAGTGGCTCGTTTGATCTGTGACATCTACAATCCAGATGGAACGCCATTTTCCGGAGATCCCCGTGCGAATCTTAAACGCATCTTAGGCGAAATGAAAGAACTTGGCTTCACAAACTTCAACGTAGGGCCTGAGCCGGAATTCTTCCTGTTTAAATTAGATCAGGCAGGGGAGCCGACGCTTGAACTGAATGATAAAGGCGGATACTTTGACCTTGCGCCAACTGATCTTGGCGAAAACTGCCGCCGCGATATCGTGCTTGAACTTGAAGAGATGGGCTTTGAAATCGAAGCTTCTCACCATGAGGTAGCTCCTGGTCAGCACGAGATTGACTTCAAATATGCGGATGCGATCACAGCTTGTGACCAAATCCAAACCTTCAAGCTAGTCGTAAAGACAATCGCCAGAAAGCACGGCTTGCACGCAACATTCATGGCGAAACCATTATTCGGTGTTAACGGCTCCGGAATGCACTGCAACCTTTCCTTATTCAATGAAGGTGTAAACGTGTTCCATGATAAAGAAGGAGAATTGGAAATGAGTGATACCGCTCGCCAATTCATCGCTGGTGTCATCGAGCATGCTCCTGCCTTCACAGCCGTGACAAACCCAACGGTTAACTCATACAAACGTCTTGTGCCTGGCTATGAAGCGCCTTGCTATGTTGCATGGTCCGCACGCAACCGCAGCCCGCTTGTCCGTATCCCTGCTTCTCGCGGATTGAGCACACGCGTAGAAGTGCGCAGTGTTGACCCGACAGCAAATCCATACCTGGCAATGGCCGTTCTATTGAGCGCCGGATTAGACGGAATCAAAAACAACAAACAAGCTCCAGCGCCAATTGACAGAAACATCTATGTCATGAATGCAGCTGAGCGCGCTGAGGAGGGCATTAAAGACCTGCCGGCAACTCTATACCAAGCCCTTCAAGAGCTTCAAAGTGACCAAGTCATCACTGATGCGCTAGGAGAGCACATCCTTGAGCACTTCATTGAAGCGAAAGAGATTGAATGGGATATGTTCCGAACCCAAGTGCATCCATGGGAAAGAGAGCAATACCTGCAAATGTATTAA